One Clavibacter zhangzhiyongii genomic region harbors:
- a CDS encoding SDR family oxidoreductase, with protein sequence MRIVIAGGHGQIARLLERRLADAGHQPVGIVRNPDHASDLADAGAEALVLDLEKSDAGQVAEALQGADAVVFAAGGGPDSGPERKLTIDRDGAILLADAAQRAGVTRYVMISAMAVDGFDPDSDDTYEIYQRAKSEADADLRARDLDWTIVRPGGLTDDPGTGRIQVGTSTGRGTIPRADVAEIVATALIDGTGVRVQFEAISGEEPVAEAIAGLRY encoded by the coding sequence ATGCGCATAGTCATCGCCGGAGGACACGGCCAGATCGCCCGACTGCTCGAACGACGCCTCGCCGACGCGGGCCACCAGCCCGTCGGCATCGTCCGCAACCCGGACCACGCGTCCGACCTCGCCGACGCCGGGGCCGAGGCCCTCGTGCTCGACCTCGAGAAGAGCGACGCGGGCCAGGTGGCCGAGGCGCTCCAGGGCGCCGACGCCGTGGTCTTCGCGGCAGGCGGCGGGCCCGACTCGGGCCCCGAGCGCAAGCTCACCATCGACCGCGACGGCGCGATCCTGCTGGCGGACGCGGCCCAGCGCGCCGGCGTCACCCGCTACGTGATGATCTCGGCCATGGCCGTCGACGGCTTCGACCCCGACAGCGACGACACCTACGAGATCTACCAGCGCGCGAAGTCCGAGGCGGACGCCGACCTCCGGGCCCGCGACCTCGACTGGACCATCGTGCGTCCCGGCGGCCTCACCGACGACCCGGGCACCGGCCGGATCCAGGTCGGCACCTCCACCGGACGCGGCACCATCCCCCGCGCCGACGTGGCCGAGATCGTCGCGACCGCGCTCATCGACGGCACGGGCGTCCGCGTCCAGTTCGAGGCGATCTCGGGCGAGGAGCCCGTCGCCGAGGCCATCGCGGGGCTGCGCTACTAG
- a CDS encoding aminotransferase class V-fold PLP-dependent enzyme produces MTATDAPAPLPADHRDLFEAGPGYLSACTMGLPTRETVARLRDDLTTWSAGGSTAHGYGGIVEGVRASYAGLVGVPVGSVAIGSQTASFVSVLAAAVPAGAEVLCVAGDFSSLTYPFVVAEARGVVVRHVPLEELAAEIGPRTHLVAFSLVQSADGRVADVAAVREAARIHGAFTLCDTTQAAGAMPVDASLFDATACHAYKWLCAPRGAAFLTLSDRYRATLVPVQANWYAGADVWASCYGPAMALAEDARAFDLSPAFGAWVGAAPAIALFARLDLDAVHRRNAELGDLVSRGLGIEPRGQAIVTWPDADGTDLAALGAAGIVASGRAGRARIAFHLWNDEDDVERVVAALRR; encoded by the coding sequence ATGACCGCGACCGACGCCCCCGCCCCGCTGCCCGCGGACCACCGCGACCTGTTCGAGGCCGGCCCCGGCTACCTCTCCGCCTGCACCATGGGCCTGCCGACGCGCGAGACGGTGGCGCGCCTGCGGGACGACCTGACGACGTGGTCGGCCGGCGGATCCACGGCCCACGGCTACGGCGGGATCGTCGAGGGGGTGCGCGCGTCGTACGCGGGGCTCGTCGGCGTGCCCGTCGGATCCGTCGCCATCGGCTCGCAGACCGCCTCCTTCGTGAGCGTGCTCGCCGCCGCCGTGCCCGCGGGCGCCGAGGTGCTGTGCGTCGCGGGCGACTTCAGCTCGCTCACCTACCCCTTCGTCGTGGCGGAGGCGCGGGGCGTCGTCGTGCGGCACGTGCCGCTGGAGGAGCTCGCCGCGGAGATCGGGCCGCGCACGCACCTCGTGGCGTTCTCGCTCGTCCAGTCGGCGGACGGCCGGGTGGCGGACGTCGCGGCCGTCCGGGAGGCCGCACGGATCCACGGGGCCTTCACCCTCTGCGACACCACGCAGGCCGCGGGCGCGATGCCCGTGGACGCGAGCCTGTTCGACGCCACCGCCTGCCACGCCTACAAGTGGCTCTGCGCGCCCCGGGGCGCCGCGTTCCTCACGCTGTCCGACCGCTACCGCGCGACCCTCGTGCCCGTGCAGGCCAACTGGTACGCCGGCGCCGACGTGTGGGCCTCCTGCTACGGCCCCGCGATGGCGCTCGCCGAGGATGCCCGCGCCTTCGACCTGTCGCCCGCGTTCGGCGCGTGGGTGGGCGCGGCGCCCGCGATCGCGCTCTTCGCCCGGCTCGACCTCGACGCCGTGCACCGCCGGAACGCGGAGCTCGGCGACCTCGTGAGCCGGGGCCTCGGCATCGAGCCGCGCGGGCAGGCGATCGTCACCTGGCCGGACGCCGACGGCACCGACCTCGCCGCGCTCGGGGCGGCCGGGATCGTCGCGTCGGGCCGCGCCGGCCGCGCCCGCATCGCGTTCCACCTCTGGAACGACGAGGACGACGTCGAGCGCGTCGTGGCGGCGCTGCGGCGCTGA
- a CDS encoding multidrug effflux MFS transporter codes for MSSAVLHPGDALSRRERIVYIIVLGALVGLGPFTIDLYLPAFPVLKDEFGVSDAAIQLTLTGTTIGFALGQLVVGPWSDRVGRRLPLIVASTGHILASLGAALSTDVSMLLVFRVLQGAGAAAGAVVAMAMVRDLFGGRPLVRMLSRLALVTGLAPILAPVIGSQLLRIVDWRGVFYALAAYGIAVVIAVVFLIVETLPREDVVVEEKGALLRRYRNVLRDRVFVGVAIIGGMQFAGLFSYLSSSSFLFQDVYGFDAQQFGILFGVNSLGIVIGNQVAARLTRYVGPQWILAGVVVVQFVSSALIVLLGTFTDAGLLGTLIPLFFFILACGFGFPCVQVLGLVNHGHEAGTAASLLGAVNFGLAGAISPIVGVLGITSGVPMASVMGACAVVSILAMWLIVQPRTVPALSN; via the coding sequence GTGTCGTCTGCCGTCCTCCACCCCGGCGACGCGCTCTCCCGCCGGGAGCGCATCGTCTACATCATCGTGCTGGGTGCCCTCGTCGGCCTCGGGCCCTTCACGATCGACCTCTACCTGCCGGCCTTCCCGGTGCTCAAGGACGAGTTCGGCGTCTCGGACGCGGCGATCCAGCTCACCCTCACCGGCACGACCATCGGCTTCGCGCTCGGCCAGCTCGTGGTGGGGCCGTGGAGCGACCGGGTGGGCCGGCGGCTCCCGCTCATCGTCGCCTCGACCGGCCACATCCTCGCGTCGCTCGGCGCCGCGCTCTCGACGGACGTCTCGATGCTGCTCGTCTTCCGCGTGCTCCAGGGCGCGGGCGCGGCGGCCGGCGCGGTCGTCGCGATGGCCATGGTGCGCGACCTCTTCGGCGGCCGTCCGCTGGTGCGGATGCTGTCCCGGCTCGCGCTCGTGACCGGCCTCGCGCCGATCCTCGCGCCCGTGATCGGCTCGCAGCTGCTCCGGATCGTCGACTGGCGCGGCGTCTTCTACGCGCTCGCCGCGTACGGCATCGCCGTCGTCATCGCCGTGGTCTTCCTCATCGTCGAGACCCTGCCCCGCGAGGACGTCGTCGTCGAGGAGAAGGGCGCGCTCCTGCGCCGCTACCGCAACGTGCTCAGGGACCGCGTGTTCGTCGGCGTCGCGATCATCGGCGGCATGCAGTTCGCCGGGCTCTTCTCCTACCTCTCGAGCTCGTCGTTCCTGTTCCAGGACGTGTACGGGTTCGACGCGCAGCAGTTCGGGATCCTGTTCGGCGTCAACTCGCTCGGCATCGTGATCGGCAACCAGGTGGCCGCGCGCCTGACCCGGTACGTCGGCCCGCAGTGGATCCTCGCGGGCGTCGTCGTCGTGCAGTTCGTCTCGAGCGCCCTCATCGTGCTGCTCGGCACGTTCACCGACGCCGGGCTCCTCGGCACGCTGATCCCGCTGTTCTTCTTCATCCTCGCCTGCGGCTTCGGCTTCCCCTGCGTGCAGGTGCTCGGCCTCGTCAACCACGGGCACGAGGCGGGCACGGCGGCGTCGCTGCTCGGTGCCGTGAACTTCGGCCTCGCCGGCGCGATCTCGCCCATCGTGGGCGTGCTCGGCATCACCTCGGGCGTGCCCATGGCGTCCGTGATGGGCGCGTGCGCGGTCGTCTCCATCCTCGCGATGTGGCTCATCGTCCAGCCGCGGACGGTGCCGGCGCTCTCCAACTGA
- a CDS encoding heparan-alpha-glucosaminide N-acetyltransferase domain-containing protein, which yields MSPARDPARLRGVDAARGLAVLGMMAAHVAVPRVLALDDPASWLAITDGRSSILFATLAGVSIALMSGRDRPVEGSDLARARLRILVRAACLFLVGGLLASLETYVAVILEVYAVLFVLVLPLLRWRASRLLALAAVAAVVLPVATTALTIHFDASLMRPDPLVILVVTGHYPALTWVVFAVAGLGIGRLALGSARVQLLLVTVGAGLAVLAYGGSALVVQAVKAPPPGWEYILSTTPHEGSPFEVVGSGGFAIAVLGLCLRVAALLPAVLVPLEAVGQLALTVYVVHIVVIDLVAPEGELIADDGAYLAFALVTVVLCLLWTRILGRGPLERALTAIAGRTAGPSPRDAATRERAGVR from the coding sequence ATGAGCCCCGCCCGCGACCCGGCCCGCCTCCGGGGGGTCGACGCCGCGCGCGGGCTCGCGGTCCTCGGGATGATGGCGGCGCACGTCGCCGTGCCGCGCGTCCTCGCGCTGGACGACCCGGCGTCGTGGCTCGCCATCACGGACGGGCGCTCGTCCATCCTGTTCGCGACGCTCGCCGGCGTGTCCATCGCCCTGATGTCGGGGCGCGACCGGCCGGTGGAGGGGAGCGACCTCGCGCGGGCGCGGCTGCGGATCCTCGTGCGCGCCGCGTGCCTGTTCCTCGTCGGCGGGCTCCTCGCCTCCCTCGAGACGTACGTCGCGGTGATCCTCGAGGTCTATGCCGTGCTCTTCGTGCTCGTGCTGCCGCTGCTGCGCTGGCGCGCGTCCCGCCTGCTCGCGCTCGCCGCGGTCGCCGCCGTCGTGCTGCCGGTCGCGACCACCGCGCTCACCATCCACTTCGACGCGTCGCTCATGCGGCCGGATCCGCTCGTGATCCTCGTCGTCACCGGCCACTACCCGGCGCTCACCTGGGTGGTGTTCGCCGTCGCGGGCCTCGGGATCGGGCGGCTCGCGCTCGGGTCGGCGCGCGTGCAGCTGCTGCTCGTCACCGTGGGCGCGGGCCTCGCGGTGCTCGCGTACGGCGGCTCCGCGCTCGTGGTGCAGGCCGTGAAGGCGCCGCCGCCCGGGTGGGAGTACATCCTCTCCACGACGCCGCACGAGGGGTCGCCGTTCGAGGTCGTGGGATCCGGCGGGTTCGCGATCGCCGTCCTCGGCCTGTGCCTGCGCGTCGCCGCGCTCCTGCCCGCGGTGCTCGTGCCGCTCGAGGCGGTGGGGCAGCTCGCGCTCACGGTGTACGTGGTGCACATCGTCGTGATCGACCTCGTCGCGCCCGAGGGCGAGCTCATCGCGGACGACGGGGCGTACCTCGCGTTCGCGCTCGTGACGGTCGTGCTGTGCCTGCTCTGGACGCGGATCCTCGGGCGCGGGCCGCTCGAGCGCGCGCTGACCGCGATCGCGGGACGGACCGCAGGGCCGTCGCCGCGGGACGCCGCTACGCGCGAGCGCGCGGGCGTCCGCTAG
- a CDS encoding LuxR C-terminal-related transcriptional regulator has translation MKQMTRTYSRASTRPASALPGRGGRARDLETLERWLSAGTSAVVTGSVGSGRSHVAGRVADALTRGGVSVIRAHASTPDLADVLRRVLGDGPGIRVPRPLPASRPVVVIDDAHLMPHDLRAALVDARTGERCTLLVTIDDSGSEARQPRTRDAAEGGEATARHAQAAHEILGLWRTGYAERLDLSPLGPAEVDEMIDSIAGSVALDQATRVHIQRRSAGRPFLVRELTFEALETDVTGRASSGYAFPSAHAPRARILELVSSRVSMLADDERSTLVLLARLDGVPYQRAARLFGETILRVLGARGLVRAQGQGDAVLRADLLEAEAALARTDPDAVDALTRRVVRSLLQEAALGVPLSPKESLLIARTLGEEDRRDAVERFGADTLAAVHLVAARLANDVGMTHDALAFAEVAADGGSAAYAACETARALTVLGNPGRAVEVLDALGDRIATSAERVEVLQRQVLSAHAALPGTDRVRRLLDEALTASDGDAETRAQAAVIGSAMSLGQMEWEDALVAAREATSLSTSALVRLRAQRSVVLALGHLGRGAELGDAIDAGLGLVAGRADRRGTYDDLLLEEARLEMLSASAFARRLCRLDLPDLERELDAWVESAVAQDAQWFIPVLGAIAGGVALDLGRLDRAEAELALADDRLIGPDIGTWRLWVGMQRARVLALRGRTDEAERIAAELAHRADPRYPYQRMLAEGVRVEILASRGRPDEAADLLLDLGELSGDAHALRAGMLFRAWTLGSTDPRLVAGARLVRERTDVPALHGMAEVVEGSRTGDSALVEQGVRTLEEAGLPQQARTACEELVRMRADDDTAPGLGQARAALARIQGRIDRGAPAAAAAPVAPVLDVSMLTRRELEIGVLAAQGLSNREIAGRLFLSVRTVESHLYQARAKLGAPSRRALAGLLETPGASSLLAGR, from the coding sequence ATGAAGCAGATGACGCGCACCTACAGCCGGGCGAGCACACGGCCGGCCTCGGCCCTGCCCGGACGCGGGGGCCGCGCCCGCGACCTGGAGACCCTCGAGCGCTGGCTCTCCGCCGGCACCAGCGCCGTCGTCACGGGGAGCGTCGGCTCCGGCCGCAGCCACGTCGCCGGCCGCGTCGCCGACGCCCTCACCCGCGGCGGCGTCAGCGTGATCCGCGCCCACGCGTCCACCCCGGACCTCGCCGACGTCCTCCGCCGCGTCCTCGGCGACGGCCCGGGGATCCGCGTCCCGCGCCCGCTGCCCGCCTCGCGGCCGGTCGTCGTCATCGACGACGCGCACCTCATGCCGCACGACCTCCGCGCCGCCCTCGTCGACGCCCGCACCGGCGAGCGCTGCACCCTGCTCGTCACCATCGACGACAGCGGGAGCGAGGCGCGGCAGCCCCGCACGCGCGACGCCGCGGAGGGCGGCGAGGCGACCGCGCGCCACGCGCAGGCCGCCCACGAGATCCTCGGGCTCTGGCGCACCGGATACGCGGAGCGGCTCGACCTCTCCCCGCTCGGCCCGGCCGAGGTCGACGAGATGATCGACTCCATCGCCGGCTCGGTGGCGCTCGACCAGGCGACGCGCGTGCACATCCAGCGCCGGAGCGCCGGCCGACCGTTCCTCGTGCGCGAGCTGACCTTCGAGGCGCTCGAGACGGACGTGACGGGACGCGCGAGCAGCGGCTACGCCTTCCCCAGCGCGCACGCGCCGCGCGCCCGGATCCTCGAGCTCGTCTCCTCGCGCGTGTCGATGCTCGCCGACGACGAGCGCAGCACGCTCGTCCTGCTGGCCCGGCTCGACGGCGTGCCGTACCAGCGGGCCGCGCGCCTCTTCGGCGAGACGATCCTGCGGGTGCTCGGCGCCCGCGGGCTCGTGCGCGCGCAGGGGCAGGGCGACGCTGTGCTCCGCGCCGACCTGCTCGAGGCGGAGGCCGCGCTCGCCCGCACGGATCCCGACGCCGTCGACGCCCTCACCCGCCGCGTGGTGCGGTCGCTGCTGCAGGAGGCCGCGCTCGGCGTGCCGCTCAGCCCCAAGGAGAGCCTCCTCATCGCCCGCACGCTCGGCGAGGAGGACCGCCGCGACGCCGTCGAGCGCTTCGGCGCCGACACGCTCGCCGCCGTGCACCTCGTGGCCGCGCGCCTCGCGAACGACGTGGGCATGACCCACGACGCCCTCGCCTTCGCGGAGGTCGCCGCCGACGGCGGATCCGCCGCGTACGCCGCCTGCGAGACGGCACGCGCGCTCACGGTGCTGGGCAACCCCGGCCGCGCGGTGGAGGTGCTGGACGCCCTCGGGGACCGGATCGCGACGTCCGCCGAGCGCGTCGAGGTCCTCCAGCGGCAGGTGCTCTCCGCCCACGCCGCCCTGCCCGGGACCGACCGCGTCCGCCGGCTCCTGGACGAGGCCCTCACGGCATCCGACGGGGACGCGGAGACGCGCGCGCAGGCCGCGGTCATCGGGTCGGCCATGTCCCTCGGGCAGATGGAGTGGGAGGACGCCCTCGTGGCGGCACGCGAGGCGACGTCCCTGTCGACCAGCGCGCTCGTGCGCCTCCGGGCGCAGCGCTCGGTCGTCCTCGCGCTCGGCCACCTGGGGCGCGGCGCGGAGCTCGGCGACGCCATCGACGCCGGCCTCGGCCTCGTCGCGGGGCGCGCCGACCGCCGCGGCACCTACGACGACCTCCTGCTGGAGGAGGCGCGCCTGGAGATGCTCTCGGCCAGCGCCTTCGCCCGCCGCCTCTGCCGCCTCGACCTGCCCGACCTGGAGCGGGAGCTGGACGCGTGGGTGGAGTCGGCCGTCGCGCAGGACGCGCAGTGGTTCATCCCCGTGCTCGGCGCCATCGCGGGCGGCGTCGCCCTCGACCTCGGCCGGCTCGACCGCGCGGAGGCCGAGCTCGCCCTCGCCGACGACCGCCTCATCGGCCCGGACATCGGCACGTGGCGGCTCTGGGTGGGGATGCAGCGCGCCCGCGTGCTCGCGCTCCGCGGCCGCACCGACGAGGCCGAGCGGATCGCGGCGGAGCTCGCGCACCGCGCCGACCCGCGCTACCCCTACCAGCGCATGCTCGCGGAGGGCGTGCGGGTGGAGATCCTCGCGTCGCGCGGCCGGCCGGACGAGGCGGCGGACCTGCTCCTCGACCTGGGCGAGCTCAGCGGCGACGCGCACGCGCTCCGGGCCGGGATGCTCTTCCGGGCCTGGACGCTCGGATCCACCGACCCGCGCCTCGTCGCCGGCGCCCGCCTGGTGCGCGAGCGCACCGACGTCCCCGCGCTGCACGGCATGGCCGAGGTGGTCGAGGGATCCCGCACCGGCGACTCCGCGCTCGTCGAGCAGGGCGTGCGGACGCTCGAGGAGGCGGGGCTCCCCCAGCAGGCCCGCACCGCGTGCGAGGAACTGGTGCGCATGCGGGCCGACGACGACACCGCGCCCGGTCTCGGCCAGGCGCGCGCGGCCCTGGCGCGGATCCAGGGGCGCATCGACCGGGGCGCGCCCGCGGCCGCCGCCGCCCCCGTGGCCCCCGTCCTCGACGTGAGCATGCTGACCCGGCGGGAGCTGGAGATCGGCGTGCTGGCGGCGCAGGGGCTGAGCAACCGGGAGATCGCGGGGCGCCTGTTCCTGTCGGTCCGCACGGTCGAGTCGCACCTCTACCAGGCGCGCGCGAAGCTCGGCGCGCCCTCCCGCCGGGCCCTCGCGGGGCTCCTGGAGACCCCGGGTGCATCGAGCCTGCTCGCGGGCAGGTAG
- a CDS encoding aminoglycoside phosphotransferase family protein — MSAAADGALAPYLGRWGLQPDGPPRRTASSALAPVRRDGARLVLKVPLVEEERRGGRLMAAWDGRGAAPVLASDADGALLLARADDPGILAREAAAEVPDADARDDAATRILARSASRLHRVPVDARVTAEAVPLGTWFRALVDPDRPLPRGLARGAAVARELLATPGPVAVLHGDVHHGNVLRFDGEDDWRAIDPKGLVGHPAFDTANVLANPTPTNALRPGRLARRARVIAEETGADLDAVLAWAEAWCALSAAWDVDEPTRATRVAAMLRLGGVARDARPGSARPL; from the coding sequence CTGAGCGCGGCGGCCGACGGTGCGCTCGCGCCGTACCTGGGGCGCTGGGGGCTGCAGCCGGACGGCCCGCCTCGGCGCACGGCCAGCAGCGCGCTCGCGCCGGTCCGGCGGGACGGCGCGCGCCTGGTCCTCAAGGTCCCGCTCGTGGAGGAGGAGCGGCGCGGCGGACGACTGATGGCCGCGTGGGACGGGCGCGGCGCCGCACCCGTGCTCGCCTCGGACGCGGACGGCGCCCTGCTCCTCGCGCGCGCGGACGATCCGGGGATCCTGGCCCGCGAGGCGGCGGCGGAGGTCCCGGACGCGGACGCACGCGATGACGCGGCCACGCGGATCCTCGCCCGCTCGGCGTCACGGCTGCACCGCGTCCCGGTCGACGCGCGTGTGACGGCCGAGGCCGTCCCGCTCGGCACGTGGTTCCGGGCGCTCGTGGATCCCGACCGCCCTCTCCCCCGCGGCCTCGCCCGCGGGGCCGCCGTCGCCCGCGAGCTCCTCGCGACGCCGGGGCCGGTCGCGGTCCTGCACGGGGACGTCCACCACGGCAACGTCCTGCGCTTCGACGGCGAGGACGACTGGCGCGCGATCGACCCCAAGGGCCTCGTCGGTCATCCGGCCTTCGACACGGCGAACGTCCTCGCCAACCCGACGCCGACGAACGCCCTCCGCCCCGGGCGCCTCGCCCGCCGCGCGCGCGTCATCGCCGAGGAGACCGGCGCCGACCTCGACGCCGTCCTCGCCTGGGCCGAGGCGTGGTGCGCGCTCTCGGCGGCATGGGACGTCGACGAGCCCACGCGCGCGACCCGCGTGGCCGCGATGCTGCGGCTGGGCGGCGTGGCGCGCGACGCCCGCCCGGGATCCGCCCGCCCGCTCTAG